CACGAGATCACTAAGCCGGATACGGACACATGCCAGAAGTGCCACAGAGACTACTACATCGGCATAGAATACACCGGACTGGGGCAGAGAGAAGATCATGAACGTTACGATAGAGGTATTGAGCAAAATGGTTCAAAGTACGCATCCATGCTACCTGATATACACCACGAAAAAGGGATGAACTGCTCAGACTGCCACTCAATGGAAAGCCTTGCAAAAGGACAAGTTTCTTCTAAGAGTTGCACAGACTGTCACACACCAGACAAAAGTATTATAGAGCATTCTATCGCCGCTCATATGGAAAAGATGGAGTGCTACACCTGTCACTCCGCATGGGCAAATCAGGAGTATGGAACCTTCTGGATAAAGCTTGAAGATACAGCCTTTGATGAATATTTCCGCTGGGTCAAACGCCCTCACATAGATTACGCAAAGAGCAGTCACACAAAAGAATACACAAAATTCCCCATAGCTGTTAACAAAGCAGGCAAATATTCCCCTATCCGTCCGGAGTACATAACATTCCTGACACATGTGAAAGGCGACAAAGTTCAGGGGACAGAAAACCGGATGATCTCTAACTTTTACAAGGCGGTATTCCCCCATACTATCAGGCGTGAAACTGTCACATGCGAGCAGTGCCACAAAACCCCGAAACGATTCATGAGAGAAACCAGACAGGAGAGAATATTTGACCTTCAAAAAGACGGACTGATGGTTGACAGCTTTTATAACATGCGATGGTACCGGTTAAGTAACGGCAGGTTTGCTGATGATGACGAGTTCGAACGCATCATGACAGAAAGTCCAGAATACCAAAAACTTATCGTTAAAAAATGGCAGCAGATAATCAAATCATTAAGTAACTGACATGCCTGACAAAACACGTACCTATAACTATTATTGAATATACCTATAGCGATTTGTCATAACGTTAAGAGGCACCCAAAAATAACGAATTTGATTATCTAAAATGTACAAATATCTTACAAGCACAGGTAGACATGCAGTATTCATTAAGCAAATAGAATAAACATAATCCCATTGACATAAGCTCATATTCGTAGGTACCGTCAAGATAGTTTCGCAAATTCCCTTTTGCCGTTTGGTAGCTTTCAACTAGCCAGCAACTGAATCCATCTCTATATCTCCGGCTTCAGTAAAATATTTCATACTCATATAACGTTTAGTTCCCCACTGGGTTCCAGCTACATGACGCAGCCTGGCACAAACAAGCATCAAAGCCGAGTTTCCGTCAGGAAATGTACCTACCACACGAGTCCGACGCCGTATCTCCCTATTCAACCGCTCAATCACATTATTAGTACGAATCTTAAGCCAGTGAGCATAGGGGAAAGTCATGTAAGTCAGAGTCTCCTCGATACTGTCTTCAACTTTTTTAGCGGCTTCCCTTAGCTTCATATCACGAAGTTTCTGTGCAACAGCCTGCGCTTTCTCAAGGGCAGCTTCTTTGCTCTCCTGGGCGTGTATTGCTTTAAGCATTGCTGCCACAGCTCTCACCTTGGTTCTCGGTGTTACAGAAAATACATTTCTGTAAAAGTGAACCGTACAGCGCTGGTACTTGGCATCCGGATAGACTTCGCTGACAGCATCAACAAGCCCCAAACACTTGTCTCCTATAAAAAGCTGAACACCCTTCAAACCTCGTTCTTTAAGATCACAGAGAAAGTTCTTCCAGCTCTCTTTATCCTCTTTCATACCCTCTGATGCGCCGATCACTTCACGATAGCCTTCTTCATTTACAGCTATAGCTACAAGCACAGCAACGTTCTCATATGAACCACCCCAGTTGCGCTTGAGATATATGCCATCAAGATAAACATAGGGATAGCTGCACTTCAGTCTCCTGTTGCGCCAATCATCTATGTGAACATAAACCTTCTTGTTAAGCTCACTGATGGTGCTCGGAGATACTTTAGTACCCCACAACGCCTCTGTTATATCTTCTACTCGGCGAACTGATACGCCGGCAAGATACATCTCTATAAGAGCTTCTTCTACTGAGCTCTCACGGCGGCGATAGCGTTCAATAATGGCTGTTTCGAAAGTTACTCCCTTAAGCTTGGGAACTTTCAGTTTAACATCACCTGAGCTTGTCAAAAGATTCCGTTCATAGTGACCTGAACGATAACCGTTACGGTTCTCAGTACGTTCATATTTAGCGGCGTTTGTCAAAGCCTGGGCTTCCTGTTCAAGCAGGTTATTAAGTGTTTCTTCTACACTGTTGCGGACAAGTTCCTGTAACTCGCCCTTTATGGCACCTTCGTTCAGGTGTATAATCTTCTCATCGGACATGGCCTTTGCCTCCTTTGGTGAATTTGTCTGGTAACGTATTCTACCAAAACGGCGGCGGCCTTGTCCGTTTATAAAGCCGCTATCATAATTTGCGAAACTTATCGTACCTTATCTATTCGTAATAGAGTATTCAAAAGTTCATTAGAAACATAATTGTCCCGCCGCACACTAAATTTTTTTTAGAGGGACATTATGATGAAAAGCAGAATCTCCCGCCGCCATTTCCTTCAGGGAACGGTTGCAGCAGGAGCAGCGTTTGCTACCTTATCATCTGTTAGTCTTGTTGCTGGCGAAAAACCCGAGTCCAAGCCTCTGGGAGAATCATTTGCGCAGAATTGGTGCGAAATGTGTTTCTGGAAATGCGGACTTACAGCAAAAGTCGTTAATGGAAAAGTCAGAAAACTAGACGGTCAGCCCGGTTGCCCCAGTAACTTTGGAAAACTATGTGCCAAAGGGAATTCCGGTGTTTTCCAGCTATACGATCCTGACAGAATAAAAACACCATTAATACGTACAGGTGAAAGAGGCTCCGGCCAGTTCAGGAAAGCCACATGGGAAGAGGCAATAGCCTATGTTGCTGAAAAATCAAATCAATTAAAAGAACAGTACGGTCCTGAAACCTTCAGTCTCTTTGCGCACGGTTCCGGTGAACATGCCTTTGTGGAACTGATGCAGATCATGGGAA
This window of the Denitrovibrio acetiphilus DSM 12809 genome carries:
- the extO gene encoding selenite/tellurite reduction operon b-type cytochrome iron-sulfur cluster-binding subunit ExtO, producing MKKFLMTACISLFFLTSAGLAADKNDKNDKNCALCHDQHSSGAHKNLECVECHSQNSEHFDKAANFATEAKGCLSCHENYSGMMHSAMVHRESEKKFVHKTFNGIDNNFYDKNCKNCHVTSCTDCHQKGDAHEITKPDTDTCQKCHRDYYIGIEYTGLGQREDHERYDRGIEQNGSKYASMLPDIHHEKGMNCSDCHSMESLAKGQVSSKSCTDCHTPDKSIIEHSIAAHMEKMECYTCHSAWANQEYGTFWIKLEDTAFDEYFRWVKRPHIDYAKSSHTKEYTKFPIAVNKAGKYSPIRPEYITFLTHVKGDKVQGTENRMISNFYKAVFPHTIRRETVTCEQCHKTPKRFMRETRQERIFDLQKDGLMVDSFYNMRWYRLSNGRFADDDEFERIMTESPEYQKLIVKKWQQIIKSLSN
- a CDS encoding IS256 family transposase; this translates as MSDEKIIHLNEGAIKGELQELVRNSVEETLNNLLEQEAQALTNAAKYERTENRNGYRSGHYERNLLTSSGDVKLKVPKLKGVTFETAIIERYRRRESSVEEALIEMYLAGVSVRRVEDITEALWGTKVSPSTISELNKKVYVHIDDWRNRRLKCSYPYVYLDGIYLKRNWGGSYENVAVLVAIAVNEEGYREVIGASEGMKEDKESWKNFLCDLKERGLKGVQLFIGDKCLGLVDAVSEVYPDAKYQRCTVHFYRNVFSVTPRTKVRAVAAMLKAIHAQESKEAALEKAQAVAQKLRDMKLREAAKKVEDSIEETLTYMTFPYAHWLKIRTNNVIERLNREIRRRTRVVGTFPDGNSALMLVCARLRHVAGTQWGTKRYMSMKYFTEAGDIEMDSVAG